One window of uncultured Erythrobacter sp. genomic DNA carries:
- a CDS encoding DUF2946 family protein, with translation MNRLRTLFHDHARLTLVLLALALAVKAVVPSGFMLAANGDRFLTVTICSDASGTPKQIQIAIPGKQAAGGDHSDMADAGQVCAFSGLGHFALGGADPVLLATALAFILLIGIAPLPALPLRDIPFLRPQLRGPPATT, from the coding sequence ATGAACCGCCTGCGCACCCTTTTCCATGACCATGCCCGGCTGACGCTGGTGCTGCTGGCATTGGCGTTGGCGGTAAAGGCCGTGGTGCCTTCGGGTTTCATGCTGGCGGCCAACGGCGACCGGTTCCTGACGGTGACGATCTGCTCGGATGCCAGCGGCACGCCCAAGCAGATTCAGATTGCCATTCCGGGCAAGCAAGCAGCAGGCGGTGATCATTCGGACATGGCGGACGCGGGGCAGGTTTGCGCCTTCTCCGGCCTCGGCCATTTCGCGCTTGGCGGGGCAGACCCGGTTCTGCTGGCTACCGCGTTGGCCTTTATCCTGCTGATCGGGATTGCTCCGCTACCCGCGCTCCCGCTGCGCGACATTCCCTTCCTGCGCCCGCAACTGCGCGGCCCTCCGGCGACCACCTGA
- a CDS encoding (2Fe-2S)-binding protein, translating into MAITLKINGKSASVDAAPGTPLLWVLRDHLGMTGTKFGCGVAQCGACTVHVDGAPTRSCVTPHDSLEGAEITTIEGVEGAAADAIRQVWVANDVPQCGYCQSGQIMAATALLRDNPAPDDAAIDEAMSGNLCRCATYMSIRRAIKEAATLA; encoded by the coding sequence ATGGCCATTACCCTCAAAATCAATGGGAAATCCGCAAGCGTTGATGCGGCTCCGGGCACGCCTTTGCTGTGGGTGTTGCGCGATCATCTTGGCATGACGGGCACGAAATTCGGCTGCGGGGTCGCCCAGTGCGGCGCTTGCACCGTCCATGTTGATGGCGCGCCGACTCGCTCCTGCGTGACACCGCATGATTCGCTCGAAGGGGCGGAGATTACCACGATCGAAGGTGTCGAAGGCGCTGCCGCCGATGCCATTCGTCAGGTGTGGGTGGCTAATGACGTGCCCCAGTGCGGCTATTGCCAGTCCGGGCAGATCATGGCCGCGACTGCGCTGCTCCGGGACAATCCCGCACCCGATGACGCGGCCATCGACGAAGCGATGAGCGGCAACCTGTGTCGCTGCGCCACCTACATGAGCATTCGCCGCGCCATCAAGGAAGCCGCCACGCTGGCCTGA
- a CDS encoding CoA transferase, with protein MSALQGIKVVEMGQLLAGPFCGQLLGDMGADVVKIEPPGAGDPMRNWGQGDEKVQWEVIARNKRSVTCNLRVPEGQALAKRLIAEADVLIENFKPGTLERWGLSPAELHAVNPGLIIARMSGYGQDGPYSDRAGFGGIGEAMGGWRYIVGEPDRPPSRMGISIGDTLCATYGAMGVLAALHHREKTGEGQVVDSALYEAVLQVMEGLVPEYDRNGVVRERSGSVLKGIAPSNVYSCKDGSYMIGANGDAIFARLCQAMGRPELSSDPRYATHIPRGIHQDELDALINDWTGTLTVDEVDALMIEYSIPAGRVYRAPDMLADPHFQAREAIIEVETQNRGRIKMQNAFPKLSKTPSTIRRPAPAAPGQDNAEVFAERLGMDAAELTRLAEAGII; from the coding sequence ATGAGCGCGCTTCAGGGGATCAAGGTTGTCGAGATGGGCCAGCTCCTCGCCGGTCCGTTCTGCGGGCAATTGCTCGGCGATATGGGCGCGGATGTGGTCAAGATTGAGCCGCCGGGGGCGGGCGATCCGATGCGCAACTGGGGCCAAGGTGACGAGAAGGTGCAGTGGGAAGTGATCGCGCGCAACAAGCGCTCGGTCACCTGCAACCTGCGCGTGCCCGAGGGTCAGGCGCTGGCGAAGCGGCTGATTGCCGAGGCCGATGTGTTGATCGAAAACTTCAAGCCCGGCACGCTGGAACGGTGGGGCCTGAGCCCGGCTGAACTCCATGCGGTGAACCCCGGCCTGATCATCGCCCGCATGTCTGGCTACGGTCAGGACGGGCCGTATAGCGACCGCGCCGGGTTCGGCGGGATCGGCGAGGCGATGGGCGGATGGCGCTACATCGTCGGCGAACCTGACCGTCCGCCCAGCCGCATGGGCATTTCCATCGGCGATACCCTGTGCGCCACCTATGGCGCGATGGGCGTGCTCGCCGCGCTCCACCACCGCGAGAAGACCGGCGAGGGTCAGGTGGTCGACTCCGCGCTATACGAAGCGGTGTTGCAGGTGATGGAAGGACTCGTCCCGGAGTACGACCGCAACGGCGTGGTCCGCGAACGCTCCGGCTCGGTGCTGAAAGGCATTGCCCCTTCCAATGTCTATTCCTGCAAGGACGGCAGCTACATGATCGGCGCCAATGGCGATGCGATCTTCGCGCGGCTTTGTCAGGCGATGGGTCGTCCGGAGCTGTCGAGCGACCCGCGCTATGCCACCCACATCCCGCGCGGGATTCATCAGGATGAACTCGACGCCCTGATCAACGACTGGACGGGCACGCTGACGGTCGACGAAGTCGATGCGCTGATGATCGAATATTCGATTCCCGCAGGCCGGGTCTACCGCGCGCCCGATATGCTCGCCGATCCGCATTTCCAGGCGCGCGAGGCGATCATTGAGGTCGAGACGCAGAACCGCGGGCGGATCAAGATGCAGAACGCCTTCCCCAAACTCTCCAAGACCCCTTCGACCATCCGCCGCCCTGCGCCCGCCGCGCCGGGTCAGGACAATGCCGAGGTCTTCGCCGAGCGTTTGGGTATGGATGCTGCGGAACTCACGCGGCTGGCGGAAGCGGGGATCATCTGA
- a CDS encoding SCO family protein codes for MADPFPEREDEPLPPARSDSLKTLRWMLWLLVALVIGVGLVAMFAPNRATPPESESVYSASVGGPFALTAPDRSRVTDQTLKGKPFAIFFGFTRCPDVCPTTLSRMAQLRKQLGPDGDKFRIVFVSVDPGYDSPEDIGRYVALFGTPILGLTGTDAEVDSAVKAYRAFYQKVPTKGGDYTIDHTASVYLMDASGKLQSIIAYDETGPSALAKLKRLVG; via the coding sequence ATGGCTGATCCCTTCCCCGAACGCGAGGATGAACCCTTGCCCCCGGCCCGCAGTGATAGTCTCAAGACATTGCGGTGGATGCTGTGGCTGCTGGTGGCGCTGGTGATCGGGGTCGGGCTGGTGGCGATGTTCGCCCCCAATCGTGCGACTCCGCCAGAGAGTGAAAGTGTCTATTCGGCGAGCGTCGGCGGGCCGTTTGCGCTGACCGCACCGGACAGGTCGCGCGTCACCGACCAGACACTGAAGGGCAAGCCGTTTGCGATCTTCTTCGGCTTCACCCGCTGCCCCGACGTGTGCCCAACCACGCTATCGCGCATGGCGCAGCTGAGGAAGCAATTGGGGCCGGACGGCGACAAGTTCCGGATCGTTTTCGTTTCGGTCGACCCCGGCTATGACAGCCCGGAGGATATCGGTCGCTATGTGGCGCTGTTCGGCACCCCGATCCTCGGGCTGACCGGCACCGATGCAGAGGTCGACAGCGCCGTGAAGGCCTACCGCGCCTTTTACCAGAAGGTGCCCACCAAGGGCGGCGACTACACCATCGACCACACCGCCAGCGTGTACCTGATGGACGCATCGGGCAAGCTCCAGTCGATCATCGCTTATGACGAAACGGGCCCCAGTGCGCTCGCCAAACTGAAGCGACTGGTGGGTTGA
- a CDS encoding copper chaperone PCu(A)C, whose product MTRPFFAAALLASTIVLTACNPAAEAPAATETAASIIAVSEPWSRETAVGQNAGGAFMTIANAGTAADRITGGSTPVAGRVEIHTMSMDGGVMRMRPLEDGLDVPAGGEVTLKPGSFHIMLMDLKQPLKAGETVPLTLTFEGAGAVVTELDVKPAGAMAPGMEHGEGEHGTHG is encoded by the coding sequence ATGACCCGCCCCTTCTTTGCCGCCGCCCTGTTGGCGAGCACGATTGTCCTTACCGCCTGCAACCCCGCTGCCGAAGCCCCCGCCGCCACTGAGACCGCCGCCAGCATCATCGCGGTATCCGAGCCGTGGTCGCGTGAGACCGCTGTGGGCCAGAACGCAGGCGGCGCCTTTATGACCATCGCCAACGCCGGCACCGCGGCCGACCGCATCACTGGCGGCAGCACGCCGGTCGCCGGTCGGGTTGAGATCCACACCATGAGCATGGACGGCGGGGTGATGCGGATGCGCCCTCTGGAAGACGGGCTGGACGTGCCCGCCGGCGGCGAAGTGACGCTCAAACCGGGCAGTTTCCACATCATGCTCATGGATCTGAAGCAGCCGCTCAAGGCAGGCGAGACTGTGCCGCTGACGCTGACCTTCGAAGGCGCGGGCGCGGTCGTGACCGAACTTGACGTCAAGCCCGCCGGGGCGATGGCTCCCGGCATGGAGCATGGCGAAGGGGAGCACGGCACACATGGCTGA
- a CDS encoding MerC domain-containing protein, producing MESSPPQMRSEAPWHRFGMGLSVLCLVHCIALPWVLASVPVVMLAALPEGLRENEWLHAALILPVLLVSGPVLLRGNPGHWQIGLALAAFAALIGGLFIGSEVGEQALTVTGAALLLAAHGARLRRLHRH from the coding sequence ATGGAAAGTTCACCACCACAGATGCGCAGTGAGGCACCGTGGCACCGCTTTGGCATGGGCTTGTCGGTGTTATGCCTCGTGCATTGCATCGCGCTGCCGTGGGTGCTGGCGAGCGTGCCGGTGGTGATGCTCGCCGCCTTGCCCGAGGGGCTGCGCGAGAACGAGTGGCTCCATGCCGCGCTGATTCTGCCGGTGCTGCTGGTGAGCGGCCCGGTTTTGCTGCGTGGAAACCCGGGGCACTGGCAGATTGGACTGGCGCTGGCGGCCTTCGCCGCGCTGATCGGAGGGCTGTTCATCGGCAGCGAGGTGGGTGAGCAGGCGCTGACGGTCACCGGAGCGGCGCTGCTGTTGGCGGCGCATGGGGCGCGGCTGCGGCGTCTGCATCGGCATTGA
- a CDS encoding isochorismatase family protein — translation MGGPSASDNYAGVYEGRLQPGSRPALLIVDVVVAYLTEGSALFMETAAAAKDANRRLAQAARAAGVPVVFTNVQYKPDGSDGGVFYRKAPVLKAFVEGSALGAFPDDLTPAPSERVFTKQYPSAFFGTGLADVLHADGIDTLLITGYSTSGCVRASALDAMQYGFVPLVVREACADRHPAPHEANLFDLQAKYAEVISEAEALAVIAAHPA, via the coding sequence ATGGGCGGCCCCTCGGCATCCGACAATTACGCCGGGGTGTACGAGGGGCGGCTCCAGCCGGGGTCGCGCCCGGCGCTGCTGATCGTCGATGTGGTGGTCGCTTACCTCACCGAGGGTTCGGCGCTGTTTATGGAAACCGCCGCTGCCGCGAAGGATGCGAACCGGCGTTTGGCCCAAGCGGCGCGCGCGGCGGGGGTGCCGGTGGTGTTCACCAACGTTCAATATAAGCCTGACGGCTCCGATGGCGGGGTGTTCTATCGCAAGGCCCCGGTGTTGAAAGCATTCGTCGAAGGATCGGCGCTCGGGGCCTTTCCCGATGACTTGACGCCGGCCCCCAGCGAGCGGGTATTCACCAAGCAATATCCGAGCGCCTTTTTCGGCACCGGCCTCGCTGACGTGCTCCATGCCGACGGGATCGATACGTTGCTCATCACCGGCTACTCCACCTCCGGCTGCGTCCGGGCAAGCGCGCTAGACGCGATGCAATATGGCTTTGTCCCGCTGGTGGTGCGCGAGGCTTGCGCCGACCGCCATCCCGCCCCGCACGAAGCCAACCTGTTCGACCTTCAGGCCAAATATGCCGAGGTCATCTCCGAGGCCGAAGCGTTGGCGGTGATTGCGGCGCACCCTGCTTGA
- a CDS encoding amidohydrolase family protein, with protein sequence MRIAGYCLAAASALALGAAAHAQDIAIKGGEVHTMAGPAITDGVVVIDDGKIVAVGPAASTPIPDGFVVIEAKVVTPGLVDARTVVGLAGYLNQEHDQDQLDESAPVQPQLRAIDAYNPGEALVAWLRGFGVTTIHTGHGPGALVSGQTMIAKTVGNTADAAVIVPRAMVAANLGPGALAEGGKAPGTRAKQIAMLRQALLAAKEGEAPKPAKKGDEKSGPDKPPSLEVQVMRDVLARKLPLLITAHRAQDIMSALRLREEFGIDIVLDGAAEAYLLTSEIKAAGVKVILHPPMARQYGEFENASFTTGAVLRAAGIPFAYQSGYEGYVPKTRVILFEAGVAAANGLAWNDALASITIDAARVIGLESRVGSLEVGKDGDVALFDGDPFEYASHTVGVVIDGKVVSTATQ encoded by the coding sequence ATGCGTATCGCCGGATATTGCCTTGCCGCCGCCAGCGCACTCGCGCTTGGCGCAGCGGCGCACGCGCAGGACATCGCCATCAAGGGCGGCGAGGTCCACACGATGGCCGGCCCCGCCATCACGGACGGGGTGGTGGTGATTGACGACGGCAAGATCGTCGCCGTCGGCCCCGCCGCCAGCACGCCGATCCCTGACGGCTTCGTTGTGATCGAGGCCAAGGTCGTCACGCCCGGTCTGGTCGATGCGCGCACCGTGGTCGGGCTGGCGGGCTATCTCAATCAGGAGCATGATCAGGACCAGCTGGACGAAAGCGCCCCTGTGCAACCGCAGCTGCGGGCGATTGACGCCTATAATCCCGGCGAGGCGCTGGTGGCATGGCTGCGCGGCTTCGGGGTCACCACGATCCATACCGGCCACGGCCCCGGCGCACTGGTTTCGGGCCAGACGATGATCGCCAAGACGGTCGGCAACACGGCCGATGCTGCCGTGATCGTGCCCCGCGCGATGGTCGCCGCCAATCTCGGGCCGGGCGCGCTGGCCGAGGGCGGCAAGGCCCCGGGCACCCGTGCCAAACAGATCGCAATGCTGCGTCAGGCGCTGCTCGCCGCCAAGGAAGGCGAAGCGCCCAAGCCTGCGAAGAAGGGCGACGAAAAGTCCGGCCCCGACAAACCGCCCAGCCTTGAAGTGCAGGTGATGCGCGATGTGCTCGCCCGCAAGCTGCCGCTGCTGATCACCGCTCACCGCGCACAGGACATCATGAGCGCGCTGCGTCTGCGCGAGGAATTCGGCATCGATATCGTGCTCGACGGGGCGGCTGAGGCCTATCTGCTGACGTCCGAGATCAAGGCTGCCGGTGTCAAGGTCATCCTCCATCCGCCGATGGCGCGGCAATATGGCGAGTTCGAAAACGCCAGCTTCACCACCGGTGCAGTGCTGCGCGCGGCGGGCATCCCGTTCGCCTATCAATCGGGTTACGAAGGCTATGTTCCCAAGACCCGCGTGATCCTGTTCGAAGCCGGTGTCGCGGCGGCCAACGGGCTGGCGTGGAATGACGCGCTGGCGAGCATCACCATCGATGCGGCGCGGGTTATCGGGCTGGAAAGCCGGGTCGGCTCGCTCGAAGTCGGCAAGGACGGCGATGTCGCGCTGTTCGACGGCGATCCCTTCGAATACGCCTCGCACACGGTGGGCGTGGTTATCGACGGCAAGGTGGTCAGCACCGCCACGCAGTGA
- a CDS encoding amidohydrolase family protein gives MALAKSRRWAIAGLTGTALTGIALTASPVAAQERPVAFTGARILTMAGDPIENGTIVVKDGKIVAVGANVAIPADAERRAVDGRVIMPGIVDTHSHIGQVAGADGSGPIQPEVRAMDSINPFSTSIDKARAGGVTTANIMPGSGHLMSGQTFYMKLRKGRTVEDIAFQMKGAAALGGMKMANGTNPMGGSGFPGTRAKSASLVREQLTEAKAYCDGDRKKRDLGKEALCEVLSGERLVHFHTHRADDIMTVLRLQNEFGFKVLIQHGTETWKVAEELAKAGVPVSNITLDAPGGKLETVDLRMDNAAILERAGVLVSIHSDDAIVDSRMMLREAALAVRGGMSRDGALRALTINGAKQMRLDARVGSLEVGKDADFLVLDGDPLSTYTHVLETWVEGDKLFDRSLPEDLLMATGGFGAGSPMEASHHHWEIAEAEGHN, from the coding sequence GTGGCATTAGCAAAGTCGAGGCGATGGGCAATCGCCGGTCTGACGGGAACCGCCCTTACCGGCATCGCTCTGACAGCAAGCCCTGTGGCAGCACAGGAACGCCCGGTCGCCTTCACCGGCGCGCGCATCCTCACCATGGCGGGCGATCCGATTGAGAACGGCACGATCGTGGTCAAGGATGGCAAGATCGTCGCGGTCGGTGCCAATGTTGCCATTCCCGCTGATGCGGAGCGCCGGGCGGTTGATGGCCGCGTGATCATGCCCGGCATCGTCGACACCCATTCGCATATCGGTCAGGTCGCAGGCGCGGACGGCAGCGGGCCGATCCAGCCCGAAGTCCGCGCGATGGATTCGATCAACCCGTTCTCAACTTCCATCGACAAGGCGCGCGCGGGAGGGGTCACCACCGCCAACATCATGCCCGGATCGGGCCACCTGATGAGCGGGCAGACCTTCTACATGAAGCTCCGCAAGGGCCGTACCGTTGAGGACATCGCGTTCCAGATGAAGGGCGCAGCCGCGCTCGGCGGCATGAAGATGGCGAACGGGACGAACCCGATGGGCGGCAGCGGCTTCCCCGGCACCCGCGCCAAGTCCGCTTCGCTGGTGCGCGAGCAGCTGACCGAGGCCAAGGCCTATTGCGACGGCGACCGCAAGAAGCGCGATCTGGGCAAGGAAGCGCTGTGCGAGGTGCTCTCGGGCGAGCGGTTGGTGCATTTCCACACCCACCGCGCCGACGACATCATGACCGTGCTGCGGCTGCAAAACGAATTCGGCTTCAAAGTGCTGATCCAGCACGGGACGGAAACGTGGAAAGTCGCCGAGGAGCTGGCCAAGGCCGGGGTGCCGGTCTCGAACATCACCCTTGATGCGCCGGGCGGTAAGCTGGAGACGGTCGATCTCAGGATGGACAATGCCGCCATCCTCGAACGCGCAGGCGTGCTGGTGTCGATCCATTCGGACGACGCGATCGTGGATTCGCGCATGATGCTGCGCGAGGCGGCGCTGGCGGTGCGCGGGGGGATGAGCCGTGATGGTGCCTTGCGGGCGCTGACCATCAACGGGGCCAAGCAGATGCGGCTTGATGCCCGCGTCGGTTCGCTCGAAGTGGGCAAGGATGCTGATTTCCTCGTACTCGATGGCGATCCGCTCTCGACCTATACCCACGTCCTCGAAACCTGGGTGGAGGGCGACAAGCTGTTTGATCGCAGCCTGCCTGAAGATTTGTTGATGGCAACGGGAGGCTTTGGCGCGGGCAGCCCGATGGAAGCCTCGCACCACCACTGGGAAATCGCCGAAGCGGAAGGGCACAATTGA
- a CDS encoding molybdopterin cofactor-binding domain-containing protein, translating to MLMRDLGIIPAPKADGTGDGPSPYVNLSRRGFVGGAGLFVLGVTLAGCSSYVEPVIDADAFKLPDPGASPLTGVKGGDATPSLWIAIDKDGAVKITCHRSEMGQQTWTAMAQIVADELEADWDTVAIVQAEGHERYGDQNTDGSRSVRFNFHRLRVAGAAMRHMLVAAAALYWKLPQDQCSAKGGLVSNTKNDETLSYGNLAELAGRLAIPAEADIKLKTPKEWRYIREEIPSLTVPRIVKGDSTFGIDVKRPGMVYAVVARPPQLFGRIGSVDDTKALAIPGVLSTMRLPDAKPPALFQPLGGVAVVARDTWAAIEGRRALEIVWQDGPNAGYDSEAYAKQLQATARRSGKVRRSRGDVGAALATAAKRVTAEYYAPHLNQSPMEPPSATAEWDGDRLECWACVQDPQNTRDTLAEALGIPKENIKVTPTWLGGAFGRKSKPDFVIEAALIAREVGKPVKVTWTREDDIRHGYYHSVSAQYCEAGLDQDGKCTAWLHRTVFPPISSTFDNTVAEPSDGEMSMGATDVPFAAPNLRVESGDAKGHMRIGWLRSVANIYHAFAVQSFAAELAQAAGRDQKDYLLELIGPPRTIDPEAEGATYGNYGAELAEYPIDTGRLRNVVEKAAAMADWGRKLPAGRGLGIAVHRSFLSYIATVIEVAVGKDGTLRIPGVWLAVDAGTVINPRHVRAQMEGGTIYGLSNALYGAITAKDGAVVQDNFPSWRLMRMGEAPRDFKVEIIASDAPPGGVGEPATPPAAPALANAIFAATGHRLRTLPLIGAEGDKLKLPATKTV from the coding sequence ATGCTGATGCGCGATCTCGGGATCATTCCTGCACCTAAGGCGGACGGGACGGGCGATGGTCCAAGCCCCTATGTCAATCTCAGCCGCCGAGGGTTTGTGGGCGGGGCGGGGCTGTTCGTCCTAGGCGTGACGCTGGCGGGCTGTTCCAGCTATGTCGAGCCGGTCATTGATGCTGATGCGTTCAAGCTGCCGGACCCCGGCGCCAGCCCGCTTACCGGGGTGAAGGGCGGGGATGCCACCCCTTCGCTGTGGATCGCGATTGACAAAGACGGGGCGGTCAAGATCACCTGCCACCGTTCGGAGATGGGGCAGCAGACCTGGACGGCGATGGCCCAGATCGTCGCCGATGAACTTGAGGCAGACTGGGACACGGTCGCCATCGTTCAGGCCGAAGGGCATGAGCGTTACGGCGACCAGAACACCGATGGTTCGCGCTCGGTCCGGTTCAATTTCCACCGGCTGCGCGTTGCTGGCGCGGCGATGCGGCATATGCTGGTCGCCGCCGCCGCGCTGTACTGGAAGCTGCCGCAGGACCAGTGCTCGGCCAAGGGCGGGCTGGTCAGCAATACCAAGAACGACGAGACACTGTCCTATGGCAATCTGGCCGAACTGGCCGGACGGCTCGCCATTCCGGCCGAAGCCGATATCAAGCTCAAGACCCCCAAGGAGTGGCGCTACATCCGCGAGGAAATCCCTTCGCTGACCGTGCCGCGCATCGTCAAGGGCGACAGCACGTTCGGGATCGACGTCAAGCGGCCGGGGATGGTCTATGCCGTGGTCGCCCGCCCGCCGCAGCTGTTCGGCCGGATCGGCAGCGTTGACGATACCAAGGCGCTGGCGATCCCCGGTGTGCTCAGCACCATGCGTCTGCCCGATGCCAAGCCGCCCGCGCTGTTCCAGCCATTGGGGGGAGTCGCCGTGGTCGCCCGCGACACATGGGCCGCGATCGAGGGGCGGCGCGCGCTGGAAATCGTGTGGCAGGACGGCCCTAATGCCGGTTACGATTCCGAAGCCTATGCCAAGCAGTTGCAGGCGACGGCGCGCCGCAGCGGCAAGGTGCGCCGGTCGCGCGGCGATGTCGGCGCGGCGCTGGCTACGGCAGCGAAGCGGGTGACGGCGGAATACTATGCCCCGCACCTCAATCAATCACCGATGGAGCCGCCGAGCGCGACGGCGGAGTGGGATGGCGACCGACTCGAATGCTGGGCCTGCGTGCAAGACCCGCAGAACACGCGCGACACGCTCGCCGAGGCGCTGGGGATTCCCAAGGAGAACATCAAGGTCACGCCGACCTGGTTGGGCGGTGCTTTCGGGCGCAAGTCCAAGCCCGATTTCGTAATCGAGGCTGCATTGATCGCCCGCGAAGTCGGCAAGCCGGTCAAGGTCACCTGGACGCGCGAGGACGACATCCGCCACGGCTACTATCACTCGGTCAGTGCGCAGTATTGCGAAGCCGGGCTCGATCAGGACGGCAAATGCACCGCGTGGCTGCATCGCACGGTGTTTCCGCCGATCAGCTCGACCTTCGATAACACGGTGGCCGAGCCGAGCGATGGCGAGATGAGCATGGGCGCGACCGATGTGCCCTTTGCCGCGCCCAATCTGCGGGTCGAATCCGGCGATGCCAAAGGTCACATGCGGATCGGCTGGCTGCGCTCGGTTGCGAATATCTACCACGCCTTTGCGGTGCAGAGCTTTGCCGCTGAACTCGCCCAGGCGGCGGGGCGTGACCAGAAGGACTATCTGCTCGAGCTGATCGGTCCGCCGCGCACCATCGACCCGGAAGCGGAGGGCGCGACTTACGGCAATTACGGTGCCGAACTGGCGGAATATCCGATCGACACCGGGCGGCTGCGCAACGTGGTGGAAAAGGCGGCCGCCATGGCTGACTGGGGCCGCAAGCTGCCCGCCGGACGCGGCTTGGGGATCGCGGTGCACCGCTCGTTCCTTTCCTACATCGCCACCGTGATCGAAGTGGCGGTTGGCAAGGATGGCACGCTCCGCATTCCGGGCGTGTGGCTGGCGGTCGATGCGGGGACCGTGATCAACCCGCGCCATGTGCGCGCGCAGATGGAAGGCGGGACGATCTACGGGTTGTCGAACGCCCTCTACGGCGCGATTACGGCCAAGGACGGTGCGGTCGTGCAGGACAACTTCCCGAGCTGGCGATTGATGCGGATGGGTGAGGCTCCGCGCGACTTCAAGGTGGAGATCATCGCTTCTGACGCGCCGCCGGGCGGGGTGGGGGAACCGGCAACACCGCCCGCCGCCCCCGCGCTCGCCAATGCGATCTTCGCTGCGACCGGCCACCGGCTGCGCACGTTACCGTTGATCGGGGCTGAGGGCGACAAGCTCAAGCTGCCCGCGACAAAGACCGTCTAG